One window from the genome of Desulfobotulus pelophilus encodes:
- the lptE gene encoding LPS assembly lipoprotein LptE — protein sequence MALVTDRVGEAGLATRMTDDLVYVMVRSPQGAAADNADGADAFLEGEIRSVSQTALSRTAGDTDIERRVTLTGFFVLRAKDGRVLWQREMREDEVYSVGGNKAATESNRRNALETASLRMAEQVVARMGDDF from the coding sequence GTGGCCCTTGTAACCGACCGTGTAGGTGAGGCTGGTCTGGCCACACGCATGACCGATGATCTGGTTTATGTGATGGTCCGTAGTCCTCAGGGGGCTGCTGCCGACAATGCGGATGGGGCGGATGCCTTTCTGGAGGGAGAGATCCGTTCCGTATCCCAGACTGCTTTATCCCGTACGGCCGGAGATACGGATATTGAAAGGCGTGTGACCCTTACGGGCTTTTTTGTGCTGAGGGCAAAGGATGGTCGCGTGCTCTGGCAGCGGGAAATGCGGGAGGATGAGGTTTATTCTGTGGGAGGGAATAAGGCGGCAACGGAAAGCAACAGGAGGAATGCCCTGGAAACGGCATCTCTTCGCATGGCGGAGCAGGTAGTGGCCCGCATGGGGGATGACTTCTAG
- a CDS encoding RNA methyltransferase: MEALLRDKVSIVLCRPKFPENIGSAARAMKNMGFSRLVVVTEEKPDMERIYRMATHAARDVVDSIAWYGNVAEAVAQAGYVAGTTARLGRNRKRSLLSPHELADQVCRMAVHNETAILFGPEDRGLENDDLRLCHTFVHIPTADFSSLNLAQAVMIITHTLFSHDAVPALETTPKLASRKELEALYAHMQEVLIRIDFMREDNPEYWLDNFRHLISRLPMRAREVRMLRGICRQILWYGQHCYENGQKNKNPSI, encoded by the coding sequence ATGGAAGCCCTGTTACGGGATAAGGTTTCAATTGTACTCTGTCGCCCGAAGTTTCCGGAAAACATCGGATCCGCAGCAAGAGCCATGAAAAATATGGGGTTTTCCCGTCTGGTGGTGGTCACGGAAGAAAAGCCGGATATGGAAAGAATCTATCGCATGGCCACCCATGCGGCAAGGGATGTGGTGGACAGCATTGCCTGGTACGGCAATGTGGCAGAGGCTGTTGCCCAGGCAGGCTATGTAGCCGGTACAACCGCAAGGCTGGGAAGAAACCGTAAACGCAGCCTCCTTTCCCCCCATGAGCTCGCGGATCAGGTCTGCCGCATGGCCGTTCATAATGAAACAGCCATCCTTTTTGGACCAGAAGACAGAGGCCTTGAAAATGATGATCTCCGACTCTGCCATACATTTGTGCATATTCCCACAGCCGATTTCTCATCTCTTAACCTCGCCCAGGCCGTAATGATCATAACCCACACCCTTTTTTCCCATGATGCCGTACCGGCACTGGAAACCACACCAAAACTCGCTTCCCGCAAAGAACTGGAAGCCCTTTATGCCCACATGCAGGAAGTTCTGATACGCATTGATTTTATGCGGGAAGATAACCCGGAATACTGGCTGGACAATTTCCGGCACCTGATTTCACGTCTGCCCATGAGGGCAAGGGAAGTCAGGATGCTACGGGGCATCTGCCGCCAGATCCTCTGGTATGGTCAGCACTGCTACGAAAATGGCCAGAAGAATAAGAACCCGTCAATCTGA
- the murJ gene encoding murein biosynthesis integral membrane protein MurJ, producing the protein MAESEKRQVARAVGIVGAATLLSRVLGFVRDAVIAAFFGASMAADAFFVAFRIPNLMRRLLAEGSLSMAFVPVFNAIMEKEGRAEAYKFARSAFRILALILLFITVMGVLAAPFLVQVIAPGFADTPEKMGLTVLLTRITFPYVFFICLVALTMGMLNSLGHFAVPALSPVVLNVAMIASVWILASRLDPAVTALAIGVLGGGVLQLAMQLPVLWRRGFRFRAPAPWMHPGVRRVGKLMLPTVFGAAVYQVSIVIGTLLASFLESGSVSYLYYADRLVQFPLAIFGISAATAVLPTLSRQAASGRMEDLEDTFGEALRWMLFINLPAMVGLVVLAHPLVALLFQRGAFDAASVAGTATALVYYSVGLWAFACVRIVISVFYAMQDTRTPVIMGALSLGAAVLFSLLLMHPMSYGGLALATSLGSMVNFGLLSWVLSRKVPGLFSLKTLASAGLSLLNSGIMGVMVYLADRVVAANMGEGSAAMGVRVLVGMAVGMGIYTALSVMMKSPELAMALRWIRRRKK; encoded by the coding sequence ATGGCAGAATCGGAAAAGCGGCAGGTGGCCCGTGCCGTGGGAATTGTGGGAGCGGCAACTCTGCTCAGCCGTGTTCTCGGTTTTGTAAGGGATGCGGTGATCGCTGCTTTTTTTGGGGCTTCCATGGCAGCGGATGCTTTTTTTGTAGCTTTCCGGATTCCCAATCTCATGCGGCGTCTTCTGGCAGAAGGCTCTCTTTCCATGGCCTTTGTGCCCGTATTCAATGCCATTATGGAAAAGGAAGGGCGGGCAGAGGCCTATAAGTTTGCAAGATCCGCTTTCAGGATTCTTGCCCTGATTCTTTTGTTTATTACGGTGATGGGAGTACTGGCGGCTCCCTTCCTTGTTCAGGTGATTGCTCCGGGCTTTGCGGATACGCCGGAAAAAATGGGGCTCACGGTTTTGTTGACCCGTATCACCTTTCCCTATGTGTTTTTTATCTGTCTGGTGGCTCTGACCATGGGCATGTTGAACAGCCTTGGGCATTTTGCTGTTCCGGCCCTTTCACCGGTGGTACTCAATGTTGCCATGATTGCCAGTGTATGGATTCTGGCCAGCCGTTTGGATCCTGCTGTAACGGCACTGGCCATTGGTGTTCTGGGCGGAGGGGTGTTGCAGCTTGCCATGCAGTTGCCCGTTCTCTGGCGCCGAGGGTTCCGGTTCCGGGCCCCGGCCCCCTGGATGCATCCCGGTGTCCGGCGGGTGGGGAAGCTCATGCTGCCCACGGTTTTTGGTGCAGCGGTATATCAGGTAAGTATTGTAATTGGAACACTCCTTGCGTCATTTCTGGAGTCCGGCAGTGTCTCCTATCTGTACTATGCTGACCGGCTGGTGCAGTTCCCTCTGGCTATCTTTGGCATTTCAGCTGCTACAGCCGTGCTGCCGACCCTTTCAAGGCAGGCGGCTTCGGGTCGGATGGAGGATCTGGAAGATACCTTTGGTGAAGCATTGCGGTGGATGCTTTTTATCAATCTGCCTGCCATGGTGGGGCTTGTGGTGCTTGCCCATCCTCTCGTGGCTCTTTTGTTTCAGAGGGGGGCCTTTGATGCCGCAAGCGTTGCAGGAACGGCAACGGCTCTGGTTTATTATAGTGTGGGGCTGTGGGCTTTTGCCTGTGTACGTATTGTGATTTCCGTATTTTATGCCATGCAGGATACCCGTACTCCGGTGATCATGGGTGCCCTTTCTTTGGGTGCTGCGGTTCTTTTTTCCCTGCTGCTCATGCATCCCATGTCTTATGGAGGGCTGGCCCTTGCCACCAGCCTGGGGTCTATGGTGAATTTCGGACTTCTGTCATGGGTACTTTCCCGAAAGGTACCGGGCCTTTTTTCCCTGAAAACCCTTGCCAGTGCCGGCCTCTCCCTTTTGAATTCAGGAATAATGGGCGTTATGGTATATCTTGCAGACCGGGTGGTGGCAGCGAATATGGGGGAAGGGAGTGCGGCAATGGGGGTGCGGGTGCTGGTGGGGATGGCTGTGGGAATGGGCATCTATACCGCTTTGTCTGTAATGATGAAAAGTCCAGAGCTGGCTATGGCTCTGCGCTGGATCCGGAGGCGGAAAAAGTGA
- the rpsT gene encoding 30S ribosomal protein S20 yields MANHKSAKKRARQNEVRRVRNRGIKSQVKTAITHLRGLIEKDPAAAGEALQKTTAAIDKAAKKGVIHRNTASRKVSRLAQLINKASA; encoded by the coding sequence TTGGCAAACCATAAATCCGCCAAAAAACGGGCCAGACAGAATGAAGTCCGCAGAGTGCGTAATCGTGGCATTAAAAGTCAGGTAAAGACCGCTATCACTCATCTTCGCGGTCTCATTGAAAAAGATCCGGCAGCTGCAGGCGAAGCTCTGCAGAAAACTACCGCTGCCATTGACAAGGCCGCCAAAAAAGGCGTGATCCACCGGAATACCGCCAGCCGCAAGGTTTCCCGTCTCGCCCAGCTGATCAACAAGGCAAGCGCCTGA
- a CDS encoding general secretion pathway protein GspK — MQKDSGMALIAVLSMMLVLVALVTTLHRQMGSLAVTAQKTGDRMQARAAAMGGVEVARALLARDRELTETDTLQDIWNDPEILYAAVSSAGLDPLPEVLIEDELGKIQVNALVHRPNEVNADQAQLWDRFLKVLILHDETLMGTTRPSAIINPLIDWLDSEDDDRVTGLDGAEADYYATLDPPYAPRNGPFTDLSELQRVRGITPELWDRVGGAEGLGRVMTVWNGETRSGRRIQVDGRININTAPQEVIAALITEMSSLHMAAEIQGFRDEKSEGIYINELEGNWYRRCTGCEDVPLAENLITRRSDIFRIISRAAQNGSAVEITVIVRREKDNETGRFFCRILRWHEE, encoded by the coding sequence ATGCAGAAGGATTCGGGGATGGCCCTGATAGCCGTACTGAGCATGATGCTGGTGCTGGTGGCTCTGGTGACCACCCTGCACCGGCAGATGGGCAGTCTGGCTGTTACAGCGCAGAAAACCGGGGACCGGATGCAGGCCCGTGCGGCAGCCATGGGAGGGGTGGAGGTGGCAAGAGCCCTTCTTGCCCGGGACAGGGAACTTACGGAAACCGATACCCTTCAGGATATCTGGAATGATCCGGAAATCCTTTATGCGGCGGTGAGTTCGGCAGGTCTGGACCCCCTGCCAGAAGTGCTCATTGAGGATGAGCTGGGAAAGATTCAGGTCAATGCTCTGGTCCATCGACCCAATGAGGTGAACGCAGATCAGGCTCAGCTGTGGGACCGTTTTCTGAAGGTATTGATTCTTCATGATGAAACGCTGATGGGAACCACCCGGCCTTCGGCCATCATCAATCCCCTGATTGACTGGCTGGATTCCGAAGATGACGACAGGGTAACGGGCCTGGATGGTGCGGAAGCCGATTATTATGCCACACTGGATCCTCCCTATGCCCCCCGCAACGGGCCTTTTACGGATCTTTCCGAACTGCAGCGGGTACGGGGCATTACACCGGAACTCTGGGATCGTGTGGGAGGAGCGGAAGGGCTTGGCAGGGTTATGACCGTATGGAACGGAGAAACCCGTTCCGGACGGCGTATACAGGTGGATGGCCGGATCAACATCAACACGGCCCCACAGGAAGTGATTGCGGCCCTGATCACGGAGATGTCCAGCCTGCATATGGCGGCGGAAATTCAGGGTTTTCGCGATGAAAAGAGTGAGGGGATCTATATAAACGAACTGGAAGGCAACTGGTACCGGCGCTGTACCGGCTGTGAGGATGTGCCACTGGCAGAAAATCTTATTACCCGCCGAAGCGATATTTTCCGCATCATTTCCCGTGCCGCTCAGAATGGCAGTGCGGTGGAGATTACTGTCATTGTCAGGCGGGAGAAAGATAATGAAACCGGTCGTTTTTTCTGCAGAATCTTGCGGTGGCATGAAGAATAG
- a CDS encoding type IV pilus modification PilV family protein: MAELRKKEREWGFTLLEVMIALSILAIVLTAVLRLHGQSIRLLERSRTAVVAPWLAAGVVSRLATALPDPPLRQGNFDGFPDFSWKASVTPASGDVTGMIAEEESQHLFWVGVEVRRHGEVVYSIGTLRGDLP; this comes from the coding sequence ATGGCTGAACTCCGGAAAAAAGAGAGGGAGTGGGGATTTACGCTTCTTGAGGTTATGATTGCCTTAAGCATTCTGGCCATTGTGCTGACAGCCGTCCTGCGTCTTCATGGTCAGAGCATCCGTCTGCTGGAGCGTTCCAGAACAGCGGTGGTGGCGCCATGGCTGGCAGCCGGGGTTGTCAGCCGATTGGCAACAGCTCTTCCGGATCCTCCTTTACGGCAGGGTAATTTTGATGGTTTTCCCGATTTCAGCTGGAAAGCTTCTGTTACTCCCGCATCCGGTGATGTTACGGGAATGATAGCCGAAGAGGAAAGCCAGCATCTTTTTTGGGTGGGTGTTGAGGTGAGAAGGCACGGAGAAGTGGTGTATTCCATCGGGACCCTCCGGGGGGATCTGCCATGA
- a CDS encoding DUF2914 domain-containing protein has product MKKCICIGTVAILVFFLSVLSVPAQGREPDFAIHRVVFAKGIENREPVGAAVVFAAGTPKVYCFIEALDIVKDTTLTVIWIHEGEEVHLTELPLSAGPRWRTRAEKTIRGFNGSWQVEIRDGTGSLVSAAGFRVE; this is encoded by the coding sequence GTGAAAAAGTGTATCTGCATCGGTACTGTAGCCATTTTGGTATTTTTTCTCTCTGTTTTGTCCGTTCCTGCACAGGGACGGGAACCTGATTTTGCAATTCACCGTGTTGTGTTTGCCAAGGGTATAGAAAACAGGGAACCCGTAGGAGCGGCGGTTGTGTTTGCTGCGGGAACCCCTAAGGTTTATTGTTTTATTGAAGCGCTTGATATTGTAAAGGATACAACTCTGACCGTTATCTGGATCCATGAGGGTGAAGAGGTTCATCTGACCGAACTGCCCCTTTCTGCCGGGCCCCGGTGGAGAACGCGGGCGGAAAAGACTATCCGTGGTTTTAATGGTAGCTGGCAGGTTGAGATCCGTGATGGTACGGGTAGTCTTGTCAGTGCGGCAGGATTCCGGGTGGAGTAG
- a CDS encoding FtsB family cell division protein codes for MKTLLLYALWVAVAAFGARTLLGTDGFVDYNALRQQHQMLLDEKKSLAVRNAELNRRVWRLQEDWVYIEAVARRQLGMVPEHAKVYMFRETRGWEDDSSFFP; via the coding sequence GTGAAAACCCTATTGCTGTATGCCCTCTGGGTTGCTGTGGCTGCTTTTGGTGCCCGAACCCTCCTGGGAACGGACGGTTTTGTTGATTACAATGCCCTGAGGCAGCAGCATCAGATGCTGCTGGATGAAAAAAAAAGCCTTGCGGTACGCAATGCTGAGCTGAATCGCCGGGTTTGGCGGTTGCAGGAGGACTGGGTATATATAGAAGCCGTGGCCCGTAGGCAGCTGGGTATGGTTCCGGAGCATGCGAAGGTGTATATGTTCAGGGAAACCCGTGGATGGGAAGATGACAGCAGCTTTTTCCCTTAA
- the ndk gene encoding nucleoside-diphosphate kinase, which yields MEQTLALIKPDAVASNAVGAIIQRMEREEFRICAMRMLHLSTHEAATFYHAHKGKSFFDSLVSFMTSGPLVALVLERENAISHWRKIMGATDYRKAEEGSLRKEFATALERNAVHGSDAEETAREEIAFFFSTRERA from the coding sequence ATGGAACAGACCCTTGCTCTCATCAAGCCGGATGCCGTTGCGTCCAATGCTGTGGGTGCCATTATTCAGCGCATGGAACGGGAAGAATTCCGTATCTGCGCCATGCGAATGCTGCACCTTTCCACCCATGAAGCTGCCACCTTCTATCATGCTCATAAAGGAAAAAGCTTTTTTGACAGCCTTGTCAGCTTCATGACTTCCGGGCCTCTGGTAGCCCTTGTGCTGGAACGGGAGAATGCGATTTCTCACTGGAGAAAAATCATGGGAGCCACGGATTACCGAAAAGCCGAAGAAGGTTCCCTGAGAAAAGAATTCGCCACAGCTCTGGAACGCAATGCCGTCCACGGTTCCGATGCAGAAGAAACGGCAAGGGAAGAAATTGCCTTCTTTTTCAGCACAAGGGAGCGAGCCTGA
- a CDS encoding NAD(P)/FAD-dependent oxidoreductase, whose translation MISNVKIPVEEYGPEACLEAVRHRLGCCDNVRIVRMLSRILDMRDPEQFYYTLTMVAETSDDAVCKGCFPVYVEPPVPDRKKVDADRKPIVVGFGPAGMFAALELLEHGLKPVIVERGKTIEERTLDVERFIRERRLNPESNIQFGEGGAGSYSDGKLFSRRNRNSGYAGRVLDTFIRFGAPPEIAYMGKPHLGTDVLCRIVRNIRNHILQKGGEIHYSSKMTDMVISGGRVQGVCTSKGETLEADMVYLAMGHSARDTFFLLHEKGVAMEPRPVRVGVRIEHPADTVNLMRYGSKYYRHKNLGAATYSLNHTDRAIKRGVYTFCMCPGGEVVNASSHPGGLVLNGMSYAARSSVFSNAALVVTCHVEDYPGKDCLAGFRFQEGIEAKALKAGGGAWRAPAQNLMTFLGEKRGCFFPETSYKMGIQAADMHDIFPDFILDCLHAAFQKWRREVPLFVSEEALLMAAETRTSSPVRILRNEEYESLNVKGLFPIGEGAGYTGGITSSAIDAIKAVERRIAAHFV comes from the coding sequence GTGATCAGTAATGTGAAAATTCCGGTAGAAGAATATGGTCCTGAGGCCTGCCTTGAGGCAGTACGTCATCGGCTCGGGTGCTGTGATAATGTCCGGATTGTCAGGATGCTCAGCAGGATTCTTGATATGCGGGACCCTGAGCAGTTTTATTACACCCTGACCATGGTGGCAGAAACAAGCGATGATGCGGTATGCAAAGGGTGCTTTCCCGTTTATGTGGAGCCGCCTGTCCCGGATAGAAAAAAGGTGGATGCAGACCGGAAACCCATTGTGGTTGGCTTTGGACCGGCTGGAATGTTTGCTGCTCTGGAGCTTCTGGAGCATGGACTGAAACCAGTTATTGTTGAGCGCGGTAAAACCATAGAAGAGCGCACGCTGGATGTGGAGCGATTTATCCGTGAGCGCCGATTGAACCCGGAGTCCAATATCCAGTTTGGGGAAGGCGGTGCGGGTTCCTATTCCGACGGGAAACTCTTTTCCCGCAGGAACCGTAATTCCGGGTATGCGGGAAGGGTGCTGGATACGTTTATTCGTTTTGGTGCACCTCCTGAGATTGCCTATATGGGTAAGCCTCATCTGGGTACGGATGTTTTGTGTCGTATTGTAAGGAATATCAGAAATCATATTCTGCAAAAGGGGGGGGAAATCCATTACAGTTCAAAAATGACGGATATGGTTATCTCCGGAGGCAGAGTGCAGGGGGTCTGCACCAGCAAGGGCGAAACCCTGGAAGCCGATATGGTTTATCTGGCCATGGGACATTCGGCAAGGGACACCTTTTTCCTCCTGCATGAAAAAGGTGTTGCCATGGAACCACGGCCTGTACGCGTTGGTGTGAGGATTGAACACCCTGCGGATACAGTGAATCTGATGCGCTACGGCAGCAAGTATTACCGGCATAAAAATCTGGGTGCTGCCACCTATTCTCTAAACCATACCGACCGCGCCATCAAAAGGGGGGTGTATACCTTCTGTATGTGCCCGGGAGGTGAAGTGGTGAATGCCTCTTCCCATCCCGGTGGCCTGGTGCTGAACGGCATGAGTTATGCTGCAAGGTCTTCTGTTTTTTCCAACGCGGCCTTGGTGGTCACCTGCCATGTGGAAGATTATCCCGGAAAGGATTGTCTTGCAGGATTCCGGTTTCAGGAAGGTATTGAAGCAAAGGCATTGAAAGCAGGCGGTGGGGCATGGCGGGCTCCGGCCCAGAACCTTATGACTTTTTTAGGGGAAAAAAGGGGCTGTTTTTTTCCGGAAACATCCTATAAAATGGGCATTCAAGCCGCAGATATGCATGATATTTTTCCGGATTTTATCCTAGACTGCCTGCATGCCGCTTTTCAGAAGTGGCGCAGGGAGGTACCCCTTTTTGTGTCTGAGGAAGCCTTGCTTATGGCTGCGGAAACGCGGACATCCTCACCGGTTCGGATTCTTCGCAACGAAGAGTATGAGTCCCTGAACGTGAAAGGCTTGTTTCCCATAGGCGAAGGGGCCGGTTATACGGGCGGCATTACCAGTTCTGCCATTGATGCCATAAAAGCTGTGGAAAGACGCATTGCCGCGCACTTTGTCTGA
- a CDS encoding prepilin-type N-terminal cleavage/methylation domain-containing protein codes for MKPYGFRRSLSDAVAGKAGFTLMEILVAMVILSIIMGASYASFRAIAGTDQALGPMLKNLEQGRMAMERLSKDFRAVWVSLPPSYRIPELFDDTGDPFYFEAGEERVGSIMMPYVRLAADSHLPFYGSSLRGIARIAYSIRERSDGSLALFRSDHLHPYPDEDAELRFLVCEDVTVFELEFLDSDGRWHRGWDSQSRDYGYGTPRSVRIRLESGSGADKRRMETEVLIPVWRKAQEDL; via the coding sequence ATGAAGCCGTATGGTTTCCGGAGATCCCTGTCTGATGCGGTGGCCGGAAAGGCGGGGTTTACACTGATGGAAATTCTTGTGGCCATGGTGATTCTTTCCATTATCATGGGAGCCTCTTACGCTTCTTTCAGGGCCATTGCGGGAACGGATCAGGCCCTGGGGCCCATGCTGAAAAATCTGGAACAGGGACGCATGGCCATGGAAAGACTGTCGAAGGATTTCAGGGCTGTATGGGTTTCCCTCCCCCCTTCCTACCGTATACCGGAGCTTTTTGATGATACGGGAGATCCCTTTTATTTTGAAGCGGGAGAAGAGAGGGTGGGCAGCATCATGATGCCCTACGTACGTTTGGCGGCTGATAGCCATCTTCCGTTTTATGGTTCCTCTCTAAGGGGCATTGCCCGGATTGCTTACAGCATACGGGAAAGGTCCGACGGAAGCCTTGCCCTTTTCCGGAGTGACCACCTGCATCCCTATCCGGATGAGGATGCGGAACTCCGTTTTCTTGTTTGTGAGGATGTGACTGTTTTTGAACTGGAATTTCTGGATTCCGACGGAAGGTGGCACAGGGGCTGGGATTCCCAAAGCCGTGATTATGGTTATGGAACGCCCAGATCCGTGCGTATCCGGCTGGAATCAGGATCAGGAGCGGATAAACGGCGCATGGAGACGGAAGTCCTGATTCCCGTTTGGCGAAAAGCGCAGGAAGATCTGTGA
- a CDS encoding PilN domain-containing protein — translation MSQAFLAVEISSDGIRSLSFLREKGRHVRIGKTAFRSVGTDEPLAAAVLSAVEAVAEERGKVHLYLPGWDFMARNMVTPFRGTARIRQVLPMEMGAGLGLVPDSCEVCFVETRKTAGSTEVLALALEHSRAEGVAQFLGDAGFFVESVDVSHLAAARAVAAQEGIKTPWFFVDTRGCLVLMAGGHPLAMRMISGMSRGRDVFLQTFMAAFTELGCLRFRDHIPEVVWVVGPGSDSAVSLLAEGAGISTRSGLEEPLWGSCLREDPAGASIFLAALAGAQGKTGLPFRERGWRLDQFLSVHGKRLGLSVLLTLVVAVIGGTHFFMDMQRLRQRDRALDMEIRRVFSRTLPDVSRIVDPLHQMRTHLSELEKASAFAASGTTDRKMVDLLKEIVDSAPEGAPMSFTRLAITGDQLTLTGETDTYNNVDGLKNRLDARPMFSGVTITRASAEQEEGRIQFNLRADIR, via the coding sequence ATGTCCCAAGCCTTTCTTGCTGTGGAAATTAGCTCAGATGGTATAAGGTCCCTTTCTTTTTTACGCGAAAAAGGGCGTCACGTCCGTATTGGTAAAACAGCGTTTCGATCTGTCGGGACCGATGAACCCCTCGCTGCAGCGGTACTTTCCGCCGTGGAAGCCGTGGCAGAGGAAAGGGGCAAGGTACATCTTTATCTTCCTGGCTGGGACTTTATGGCCCGGAATATGGTAACTCCTTTTCGGGGTACGGCCAGAATCCGTCAGGTTCTTCCCATGGAAATGGGGGCTGGTCTGGGGCTGGTCCCGGATAGCTGCGAGGTCTGTTTTGTTGAGACCCGTAAAACCGCAGGCAGTACAGAGGTGCTGGCTCTGGCGCTGGAGCACAGCCGTGCGGAAGGCGTGGCCCAGTTTCTCGGAGATGCGGGTTTTTTTGTGGAATCGGTGGATGTTTCCCATCTGGCAGCGGCAAGGGCTGTCGCTGCACAGGAAGGAATAAAAACACCGTGGTTTTTTGTGGATACCCGAGGATGCCTTGTCCTTATGGCAGGGGGCCATCCCCTTGCCATGCGCATGATCAGTGGAATGAGCCGTGGCCGTGATGTTTTTCTGCAGACATTCATGGCAGCTTTCACAGAACTTGGCTGTCTCCGATTCCGGGATCACATCCCTGAGGTTGTTTGGGTTGTGGGGCCGGGTTCGGATTCTGCCGTGTCTCTGCTGGCGGAGGGAGCGGGTATCTCCACCCGCTCTGGTCTGGAAGAGCCGCTATGGGGGAGCTGCCTGCGGGAAGATCCTGCCGGAGCCTCCATTTTTCTGGCAGCCTTAGCCGGGGCACAGGGCAAAACAGGCCTTCCGTTCCGGGAGAGGGGCTGGCGTCTGGATCAGTTTCTGTCTGTTCATGGAAAACGTCTCGGCCTGTCCGTCCTGCTGACCCTTGTGGTGGCAGTCATTGGTGGTACTCACTTTTTTATGGACATGCAGCGCCTCCGACAGCGGGACAGGGCTCTGGACATGGAAATCCGCAGGGTTTTTAGCCGCACACTTCCGGATGTAAGCCGTATTGTGGATCCTCTTCATCAGATGCGTACCCATCTGTCGGAACTGGAGAAAGCTTCCGCCTTTGCCGCAAGCGGTACGACAGACCGCAAAATGGTGGATCTTTTGAAAGAGATTGTGGACAGTGCTCCGGAGGGGGCTCCCATGAGTTTTACGCGTCTTGCCATTACGGGAGACCAGCTGACCCTGACTGGTGAAACGGATACCTACAATAATGTGGATGGCCTGAAAAACCGACTGGATGCCAGGCCCATGTTTTCCGGAGTTACCATCACCCGGGCCAGTGCGGAGCAGGAAGAAGGGCGTATCCAATTCAATCTGCGGGCTGATATACGTTGA
- the gspG gene encoding type II secretion system major pseudopilin GspG encodes MKGILSKKGFTLIEVMVVIVILGILAGWIAPKLLGRTDDARRVKAEMDIASFETALRLYRLDMGRYPTTEEGLESLVRAPDSGGARWREGGYLESRRIPLDPWGNAYIYLSPGIHGEYDIFSYGADGVAGGEGPNADITSWDED; translated from the coding sequence ATGAAGGGGATTTTGTCAAAAAAAGGCTTTACCCTGATTGAGGTTATGGTGGTGATAGTCATTCTCGGTATTCTTGCCGGGTGGATTGCGCCTAAACTTCTGGGCAGAACCGATGATGCAAGGAGGGTAAAGGCGGAAATGGATATTGCCTCCTTTGAGACGGCCCTGCGTCTTTACCGTCTGGATATGGGCCGTTATCCTACAACGGAGGAGGGGCTCGAATCTCTGGTCCGGGCTCCGGACAGTGGGGGGGCTCGCTGGAGGGAGGGAGGATACCTGGAAAGCCGGAGAATCCCCCTTGATCCATGGGGGAATGCCTATATTTATCTTTCTCCCGGAATTCATGGAGAGTACGATATCTTTTCCTATGGTGCGGATGGTGTAGCCGGTGGTGAGGGACCCAATGCGGATATCACTTCGTGGGATGAGGACTGA
- a CDS encoding pilus assembly FimT family protein has product MRTENLLQDSAAGFTLMELMVVMVLIVLIMGLSFPKIRTAMDGDGERRAVDALISMLHATAVEAVEMNRSITLQRHPDKRGFYRVTEDEGSDREWLFPAHMHLSAMRRAGKNVPESMEFTFYPAAYADPVFFWIDGVRGRRTLILHPLQSRVEIREGFLIPAGWDNG; this is encoded by the coding sequence ATGAGGACTGAGAACTTGTTGCAGGACTCTGCTGCAGGTTTCACGCTGATGGAACTTATGGTGGTGATGGTCCTCATTGTTCTTATCATGGGGCTCAGTTTTCCGAAAATACGCACAGCCATGGATGGGGATGGGGAGCGACGGGCGGTGGATGCTTTGATTTCCATGCTCCATGCCACGGCTGTGGAGGCTGTGGAGATGAATAGGTCCATTACACTGCAACGGCATCCGGATAAGCGGGGCTTTTACCGGGTTACGGAGGACGAGGGATCAGACAGAGAGTGGTTGTTCCCAGCCCATATGCACCTGTCTGCCATGCGCCGTGCAGGAAAGAATGTGCCCGAAAGTATGGAGTTTACTTTTTATCCCGCGGCGTACGCAGACCCGGTTTTTTTCTGGATAGATGGGGTCAGGGGGCGTAGAACCCTGATTCTGCACCCTCTGCAGAGTCGGGTGGAAATACGGGAAGGTTTTTTGATTCCTGCGGGATGGGATAATGGCTGA